TTATATTATTCCATGCATTTTTATACATTACCTTATATGATCTTTCAAACAAGAAGAGCTGAATAGCTTAACATTTCTCCTTTCCCTACAAAacctagaaatttatttattgactttttaagaaatttttaaccttctttttcttacctgtaGATTTAAACTTCATGATCTATCCTCACCCATGTCAGAGAAATTAATCTTTTTGCATGACTATAAGGTTTTGAAATCACtcagtctttccttttctttatagaTAAATGATAGCATAATATCAATGGCAAATGGGAGGAAAGTAGAACTGATTACCTTCTTAGTCTTTGTTGCTCCTGTGGGCAAGTCCTCCCACTCATTCTTTGTACTTTATTCACCTAAAAAGAATAGCCATATCTGAAATCCTAGAAATCACTGTCCATTTTTAAGCCAGAAGAGACTAACATATATCTTAACTTTCAGCTGAACTTAACTcatgttatattttctttcagagatGTCTTCTTTGGACCAAAGATCTCTTTTGTGATTCCTTGCAACAATCACTGAGAATCTTCATGTATTCCGGAGAACACCATCCCTCATTTCCCAAAAACTGCACTATATAAGTGTAACTGCATTTCTAGTTTCTATGCAGTGCAATAAAGCAGATTCTATAAATTCTTACTTGTCTAGGACAAGTAAACTTGTGTTAAGtagtaataaaaattaattcaatttaatttttctctgtggtCACTGTTGGTAccagtttaaaaatttttgctaGAAAATTTTCATCTACAAGGTATTCACTATGCCCAGTAAAAGAATTCTGTCTCCAGATGAATAGCTATAATCCTGGCTCAAAGATTGAGAATACTTTCAGTTCTTAGTTGACAGTTATTGACCAGGTATACTTAATGGAAAGAACCAGATAAAAATTGAGGTTCTTGGAAGGGAAATTAGAAGTTTTCTAGAAAGAGGGGGAAAGGGAGCCAATATTTGAGTGTACATTATGTATGTCAAGTACTTTAGGTACATTTGtgatttattctcttaaaaaacaacaaaaacttgtGAAATAAGTATTCTTAAACCTGTTTTTCAGATACCAACTCAAGTTTAAgatatttactaaaaataaaggcagaattTGAACAAGTTCTAATTCCAAACCCCATACactacacacactcacacacatagcTGTATCCTTAAAACTATGATACATATTCCTGATATATCAATTTTTCCTGAGAATAACAAAACACATATTAAAACAAACATGTAATGGATGAGAATTAAACAGTCACATGAATTTTAAGGGTAAACAAAACAGATGCCTTCAGAGACATTTTCTGACTGTTGGAGGCAGCTGTGGACTATGCCCTCATATCTTAGGAGGTATGCATTGACTAGGCCATCAGAGGTAATTTCAGAAAGTCCTTATgctataaaaatttattaaatgctttcgAAGTGCCAGCTATTACTAAGATTTAGGGATGTAGTAATGAATAAGATGGACTTGTCTTCTTGGAACTTGTATTCTAACAAAGGGGtaataattacaaataaataattatttataaatgtgaaGCCTGCTACAGAGGATAAGCGTAGGATGCTATACAAAGTATTGCTGAggagaaaagtttgagaagcaccacACCATGTAGCAAATCCAGGAGACATCATTTTGGAATAAAAGTGACAttatttcattgaaatataaCCTTGGAGGTCCCTGATCTGCTTCTGAAGACCACACCCAGAACAGTATCTGATATCTATTCAGTGTTCAGTAAGTGTTACAGGGTTGGACCAAACCATTTTGAGATAGTCATAATTCAGTTCCTCCTAAAATCTGCACAAACACGTCAGAACATGTTTTCAAATAGTATGACCTCTACAAAAATTCATGAAGAAGTGGAattgtaaaaaaaacaaaaacaaatttgttGTTTTATCCACATAGCATTTGATCTGATTGGGCTTTTTTTGGTCACTGAATTGACTGGTATTAAAATCAAACTAACTCAATAATGGAAGTCTTCTATCCTTTCTGGAACAGTGCATGGAATAggtaaataaagaaaatcatcagtgaACCTGTTTCATTTTCTACTTGGTATAGATTCtctttgagggagaaaaaaaagcactaAAGATTCAGTATCTCTATTTATAAATAACAGATCAGCATGAGGGCATATGTGAGGCAACAATGGCTTTTTAATTAAGTGTTCCCTTATTACTACAATCAAAATctgttgaggggccggccccgtggccgagtggttaagttcatgtggcccagggtttcgccagttcggatcctgggcaccggcatggcaccgctcatcaagccatgctgagaaggcatcccacgtgccacaactagaaggacccacaactaaaatatacaactatgtactggggggatttggggagaaaaagcagaaaaataaaaaaagattggcaacagttggaaaaaaaaatctgatgaggaaaatagtatttgaaaaaaactaaacaataaatgaaattttataattattatttttcatcaaattctctCCTTTCTGGAAATAACTTTGTAATATGAAATTATATTACATTCTTTTAGAAATGAATGCATTATAGAAGCACATATTCTTCTTTATATTaccaaataaatgtaaaaagcatGAATGCTCACACAACTTGCCTTATATAACTTTTTCTAACTTGGTtagtatgtttttaaaagcaaacatttcATTCAATCATATTAATGAATAgatcctttattttttcaatagtttttagctacaagaaaatacaaccaagcttttattaaaaatgtattattgttCCAAATACTGTCTTACAACTGAGTGAGATAAGTACTATCATGATCTCTGTTCTATGGGCAAAGATGCCAAATTTAGAGAGAAGCAGCTTGCCTAACTGTACATTATCAGAGCAGTAGAGCCAGGTTTTGGATATGGCCAGTCTTCTTCTGGCATCTAAATTCTTAACTGCTATGTTATTTAATAACATCATCTAATCCAATTCCTTTTTAGGAAAGCAAATCTTTGCTTGTATGAGACATGCAATTGTATATTTCAGTTGGCTTATATATGCTAAATGCTTACCAAATAAcaacttctgtatttttatctttgactttctatctctttgttcTTACTATGAATTCCATGGTACTGAGCACAAAGTTAACAGTAATACTTACTAATACCTCATCGCTTCTTgataaaaatttccttttcctcatcaTAATCCATAGAGTCTCCCTGAATATCTTGTTTGCTGCAATTAGGTACTAATCCTAGGATTATTAGGGAACTGGAAGCAACATGGAGAACCAAGACAACGAGCAACAACTATTGGAGGAAGGCAAGGACAGATAAAAACATTTACAGATCATTTCGTAACTTTAACTTCCTCACAAGTGCCAACAGGTACACATGAGTTCTTCCAGAATAAATCGTTTTTGCAAAATATTATGGCAGgtgactttaaaatgtaaataatcctATCAATAAAGTACTAcaggctttaaaataattttccccaaaggaaaaaataatcaaattcataTTATTTCTAAATCATCTTGCATTAACAGCCTAAAACTAAACTTTTCTCTCAAAGAACTGAAGAGAAACTGATAAAATTATAGTAAATTGACACAGAATTAGCCTATTCAATTTACTTCTATAGAATGGTTATCACCATAACGTGCTCATCTTTGTATAGTAGCATATCTGAAGAGAAATGTGTGGCATAAACGTAGCCAAAACATTCtaagaattttacaaataaaaacctatagaaaattttcaacaaaaaataatatacaagATCTAATGATCTATATTTCCAGAGGtttagaagtaaaatataagTCTGTTGGGTATTATGGGTACAAAACTGACTTGATATCTACATTACGTATACGttaaaggaaatgtaaaaaatatataaatatatatatacatacacatacctatatatgtatacacattattcagccttaaaaaggaacagagtactgatacatgctacaatctGAATGAcctttgaaaacattacactaagggACAAaacccagacacaaaaggctataTATTGTCTGGTTCCCTTTATATGATataataggcaaatctacagagacagaaagcagataccAGGGATAGGAGGGAGGAATTGGGAGTGATTAGTTACGGGTGTTTTTAagaggtgatgaaaaagtttttaaattagagctagtggttgcacaacattgtgaatacactaaataccaacaaattgtacactttacagTGGTTAATTGTATATTAAGTAAATTTcacctctatttaaaaaaaaagccttatgCAGAAATAACATACAgcttttcttcttaaagaaatgTATCTCCGACATTAATTTTTTAGCCTTTTCCTAAATTATTCAGTAAAAGGTAATTACCAAACAACTGACATTTCTTGAGCTCATGCTACacatttagtatattttcttccttctaccccAATGGCAGTCACATTTGGATTCTTCTCCTGATACTCTAACCTAAAGGTAAGCTGTACCATCATAGAGATATGAGTTCCCATTTACTTTTTCTGCTCAGATATAGACAAGTAAAAACATTTCTAGtgaattcatcatttttaaaaccCAAAAGCAAAGAATTAAAATCTTTATATAAAGCTGACTTTTACATTGCAGTTTCTTGAGTTCCTCAGCTTTGCTGAGGTTCTTCAGTTCTCaacttttcatgttttaaattgctCCAACAAGGGCTTAATTTCAATGGATAATCAACACTCAGAACTCTTGCTCTTTCACTTTTTATACAGTTTATGCAAATAATTATACGAAACTAACATTGTTAGTCAAAGGTTATCTATTCATAAACAGATACTTTAATGTAAGCAAATAATTTCAAGCTTTTTTCACAAGAATGGAGTGTTTTTACAGAAAAACTAAGCCTACAGtcaagtttttattataaaattaagtcTTTAGGGatttaggaaaaatataaaatgtagaagtaagattttcttcaaataaatcaCATCTTGTAGCTTTGTGGTTCATTTTCATACATCATTTCAGTTCTCACAGAGATTTCTGGAATACCAGGAATGAGAGGTTTTCATACCAGTTATTACAGCCTCTACTCATCAATAAAGTAGCAAGTAAATCTTTAAATGGTCATCGCAAAAACAAAGACCAGTTGCTTTATTGTTCACCATATATTTTAGCTGTCAATACAACATTCAGAAcacttaaaaatacagattcacCTTCTACTGACCCAGGACTTTAGGTTTAgctacatcagtggttctcagtcaggggtgattttgccccccggGGAATGTCTGACAATGTCTAGAGATATTTCTGGTTGTCACCTTTGGAGTGCTACAGGCACTAGTGTGTAGACTCCAGCGATGCTGCTAAAGCTACAAGACAAAGGACGGCCTCCCACAATGAAGAATCATCAGGCCCAAATGTCAGCTTTGAGAAACCCAGAGCTACATTAATGATCTCACCCGTTTCCAGCCTAAAATCTGCCCCACAACCTCCTAACACTTCACTGaaactgttttgttttggtgtCACAAGCTATGAATTTGATTTGTAATCATAGGAACTTGGTGAAGCAACACAATTCTCAGGAAAAGCAgaggttaaaaatatttaaaactgacagagaatgaaatataaaaaggaaataaaacaaatcagAGCTACGTATGACCAAAATTTAAAGATCTTGTTAGATTTCTAGATCTCTccaatttattagttttaatttgcaatgtAAATAGCATAGGACATGACTCAAAGTTAAGGGGTATTGCAGAGGTTCTTTCTATATTCATGCTATATAAATACCTTTTCTCtaagagaaaatttaaagaaacaattaaaactTGAATTCTATGTTCTTACTTCAACTTTCAGCAATGTGTTTACCTTTGCTGGCAcattaagtcttctttggaaGGACGTAAGAATATAACTTAAACTATTTGTTCTTCCTGGTACTTCTtcaagtaataataacaataaaaggaaacaaaaaagttgCACCTCAATGGAAGTGTATTTTTCAAATCTGTTAGCACtaaaaagcactttgaaaataatGCTATTTAATATGATATCCTGAATTAGAAATCAGATTGTCCCACAGAAAGCAAATATGCTACATTTGTTACTTTTCCTTAACTTGTTAGTTTcttggaattaaaaataaataaatttaaaaaaggtaATAAATGATCTTTACATTAAAATCTCAATTAACACTGGTCCCTAAAAGtcagtttataataaaaatcaagTTTCACAAAATAAATACACTGAAGCAACTATAATAGTAACaacctttatttaaaatattttttaatctaggAAAGCTCGTTTTGCGTGAGTTTCCAACTAATTATTAGAgtcagaaacaaggaaaataaaaccaaagaaaatccTCTGTAGAAAAAATACACAAGGAACATTTCTACATGTGAAAAAACAGTAAACAGTCTTAACATCTAACATTCAAGTCTTAGTCTCACTTCCATCTCTCCTAGTGAACACCACTATCAACCTTGAGATCTGATTTGTTCTTGTCATTCTTCACTGAGTAGATGAAATATGTTAAGGTGTCTTTTTCATTCACTGGAATAGACCTAAAGTGGCAACCAActatctataaagaaaaaaaaattgaggaaattaaaTTATAGATATGAACAGATTTCATAAACTAGGTAAAAACActttcatcaaaagaaaaagggCCATGTGATGGTAATAgagctatttatttttaaaataaattgtatttaacAAAATACCAACAGGATGacataagcatataaaaataagatGTTATGAACAAGAGACAGTGTGATTTCAAAAGACCCTTTAGCCCACTCAATTAATTATACATTAATTAGAAtgtgtatttccttttattttaaattttataactaGAATCTAGATTAGGAGgtacttttacttttaaactttaaatattaatgaaataaaacagaaccTACTCACAGAAAAAGGATAAATACAAAGCTGAAAAAGTTTAGGTACTATAGAAACAAACCACGAAGTATCTTACAAATATGTTTGCTACAGCttgtattcactcattcattagcACTATTTATTGTTAAGGTTCCTTGAaaatttttctgaataaaaattaTGGATACAAAATGAGAGGGGAAAGAGGGTCGTACACTGAAGaatgtttatttgcttttttgcctTTTCATCGTGCTAATCTAACATGTGCACTGCAACTATCAATAGAAGTATAACAGACTAAACTGGGGTGCTGATACGCATATCTAGATTCTGGAAGATAAAACTGTTAAAGAAAAAGTTATCCACACAATAATTAAGAGACTTAAAGAGGACAGTCATCTAACTCTGGAATCATTTATAAATACCTGCATTTCTGACTATCTATAATACTCATGGATATATGGATTATCGCTATTTCctatttctaaaaaagaaaagagctctgaaaataatatatctttttttaagaagatCAGATTATCAAAAACTTCATACTTGatgtatgcattttaaaaatacatacatttaaatgtaaaatttaaaatgatcaaTTCTTTGGTTCTCATTTGTCCCAAAACAAAGGTAACTTTACGTGATTAGTATTTGTACACATCAATATAGTTTCATCACGGTAGGCAATATCCACATTTATGTTATATTAATGTAGTATACAATCCAAAAAGGACTAGATCTTTTAGatcaaatttaaacaaaaattggaTTTTTGTTGCCTaggcaagaaggaaaaaagaaattctggctaaaatgttaatatattgtATCTTAACAGTGTTAAAAAGCACTCTGCCAAAGAACTGTACCttctatttcatcttttatttaatatgcacattttagaaaatgttagaTTATGAAATTCAAGCTGAAGACTATGAGAAAactgatttatatatttatgtttctatTCTGTCTAGTagattaagtatttttattttatatatgattgAAGTATAAGTACATAAATCTATAAATACCTTAATATGTTGCCGGATTTCTTGGTTCTATTATTTCCTGAGAATACGCACTCAAGTTTTCAAAATTCACTAAAGACTAGAAGCCCTATCTCAAAGCAAACTGTAAGTAAAATGTtggatacaagtctttgtgtCTTCTAGATGTGAAGACGACATGGATGCCTCAAATAAACTAACATCAACAAGGACAAATTCTGAAATGGTTAAATCAGCAAATTATGGAAATATTGTTTAGGGGCTTATCTGTAGACCTATTTCATCagaaacttcaaaaaataaattctaataaaGACATCAgaacttattaatttattttattatgccTCAATTAGGTGTTCAGTAAAGTTTACtgagaaaatggaattttaaaatgaacaaatttctagaatgagaatgaaaaaacTCTCACTCAACATTTCTGAAAGCCAGCATTAGAAGGTGCTTAGAAAACTACATACAATCCATTGAACAGTCACTATGTAAAGGAATTTCCTAAGTGGCCAACATTTCTAGGCAACTAGATTCCTCCACAATAGATTTTTTATTAACTTTGATCCTTCAAATAAAACACGTTGCTatatacactacattaacaattTCATTAGCATTTAATGACTGTTTTTGTACGAACAGGCTCACTCAAAGTTCAAATAGTTGAAAACTCATATATACCTCAACAAGCTGTGCTTTATTGAGTCCTGGTCTGGTTGGTAGTTTGAAGTGTCTTTTGTATCTCCTAAGTGTATTTACTTGTAATTGGTATAAATCAACCTAGAAAAAATTAACACATATGAATTAGTTCATGGAATCTGTTAAAAACTTCTCTTTAATAGGTATAATAACAGTTTAATTTCAGCACAATAAAAACCTAATTCCATTATTAAAGAAGTCTTTTATATAATCAAAACAACAAATGtattaaatactttaattttttgaggataaatattaaaaactaggggcaaaaaagttataaaacagaGCGATAAGAGTTGTCAACTGCAAGTATAACAAGTCAAGTTGTGCAACTGCATATTAACTGGCTACATctaattttgctttcattttcagattttgcAAATGCTTTGAGTATTCAGAAATTTGTTCATATCTTTTTGTAAAAGTTTCAGAATGGACTAGATaggatttacatttaaaatacaaaaactttcCTCTACCTCTGGAGTATCAATATCTTGAACAGGTGAATCTCCTCCATCATCAtcactcccttttctctttcttctgtttcgAACACTCTGAATTAAGTTTTTATGATAATCACAAATGTAAAGATGCCTTGCCTGAAACAGAAAAGTTTCACAAACTACTTATGATTACAGTAAAATGTGTCTATGTATTAGTAAAACACATAGGCCACAGtgaattatcaaaaataaaaacaacagtcAAAACAGGCCATTAAGAGAATGGCATGTTTCTTTCTATTCTTAAATCCTGCGCCCAGTTAAAACATACCAAGTCTGACGACAGTGTTAAGAGGATTGGGGGGTGGAGTTAAGGGCAGGCAGAGGAGAACGAGATTCCAACCCTCTGGATTTTGTCATCAAATTGCAGTGAGGGTGAACTACATTAGTTAGGTCATGCTGTTTTTTTTAACAAGGGGAAAGATGATGTTGCCCACAATTTTGCTATTTGATAGTATTTTTTCTACTTAAAGAGTATATTTTAGTAGCATAATGCACGCTTCCTAATCCTTCTATTTTGATATTTCAATTAGAATCCAGATACAAAACTATCCATTTTTACAAATGAGCTGTTGGTTTCATATCCCAACTACATTTAAATCTGAATTGTAAACTTTTCCTTCTGAGTATTAAATGTTAATCTGTAATACGTTTTTCCAACCAAAGCATTATGAAATCATTCAGATTTACCTGAAAAGTTTCTCATGAACACAACCGAAAAAGTATCACAAATAaacttttcaaaaactttaaTTACATACAGTCTTGAGAGCTGTATACTAACATCTCAAATATTGAGCTTCACATCTTAACAGTTACTccttaaaaaaccaaacaattaaAGACCGAGCTAATAGGCTTTTAAATTAACTTCTAAGTGCAAGTTAAAAACATGCCGGGCGTGAGCTAGGTTGTGACATCTTGTTATTCATTTACTGCCATCCAGAGCTCTGAAAAGTGGCAATGGTTGTTTCTAAAAACCTGGGATGGTCAGAAGAACAGACGTGCAAAAGGACGGAAAAAGAAATCCTGATGGCTGCCAACGGACGGCAAGACCGCAGAGGCTGCGAGCTGCCCACGTTCGGAGCAGCTGCCTGGATGCCGACACCGCCGGCACAGCGCAGCCCCAGGCCCCCGCGAGGCGCGGGGGAGCTCGGCTTCCAGCTTCCTTCGCGCTCGGAGGAATGAGGAGCGGGATCCTTCGCAACTGCGAGGTCAGGTCCTTGCAGGACGCCACTTTCCCTAGACGAGGGGAGCTACTCCCTGGGGCCAAACGCAAGCTTGGGCAGCAAAACAAAGAAGGCGCCTCCATTCCAGAAGGCGCTGCCGGGCTGCAAGAACACTACTCCCGGCCCTCCGGGCGGCGGTCCCCTTTGTTTCGTTTCCCGACCTCGGcgggggaggaagggggaagacCGAGAGCGGGAGAGAAGCAGGGAGCCGGGTGGGGGATGGGGCCAGCGGGACCGCAGAGTGCAACTGTGTATCGGGGGTGGCGGTCGGAGTTGCAGCGACTTTGTTGTTTGCGTCCTACTAGAGACCCCACAACGGGTTCGCACTGCCACCAGGTCCGGGGGGACGGACGCCTGAAACCCCCGCCCAACGACCTCCGTCTGCGCCGCTCCCGGAGACCCAAGGGGGCGGGCAGGGCAGCGCCGTCGTCACTTACGCTCTTATCCAGCTCGATCTTCACCTTCTTCTGGGAGATGCTCTTCTGGATCCTCTTGCTGAAGCTGGCGTTGCCCGCTGCCCGGCCGCACCGCTCACCGTCCTCCCGCAGACAGCACAGCTGTCCCGGGCCCGGCCCGGCCGCTCCCGGGGCCCCGGCCGCGGAGACCGCCCCGGCGCCGGGTACCTcagccccggcccccgccccggccccgttCCCCGCCGCCgaagcggcggcggcggcggcggcggcggcagcagcgacCACGGCGGCTACTGCGGCGGCCGCGTCCCCGCCGCGGCTCATCTCCTCCGGCGTGAAGCCGTTCATGCCTGGGCGCTCAGGGGCGCCGGCGCCGACAGAAAGTCCGCTCCGTCTCTCCCCGCAGACGCCGGGCTCTCGGCGGGTCCCTCAGGCACCTGCCCGGCGGCGGCAGTTCCCTCTGCACCTCAAGTCCTCCGAAGGCACGGCCCAACACCAACTGTCCCCGGCCTGCTGGTGTCTGCAGGCGCCGGGTCAGTGGACAGGGCTTGGGGTCGGGAGCTAGAGCCGGGCGGCGCCTGCAGCTGGGACCCCGCTCACTGTCACATGGAGACTCTTCAGTAGTTGGACCACTGCGCCTCCGCCTCTCTCCAAGTCCTCGACCTGCGCAAGCGCGAAGCGCCCTCTCCCGTCCGGTCCCGTCCACTCTGCCGCAGGGCACCACGGGGATTGTAGTTCTCTGCAGGGGACTCAAGCGGAGCTCCGCTGTGACCTTGCGCTTCGCTGGTTGGGGGAACTACTCATCCTAGCATGCATCGCGCGGCGAcggcagggtttttttttttgtttttttttaaagcttggggAAAATAGGGACGTGCAGTAGAGGTTGCGATGTTTTCGTCTTCTGTCTCCTGAGGACTTCAGTTGTCTTTAGGTCCTGGGATTTTGCAGAGTTGGCATTCTAATCGAATATGTCACTCGTGAAGCAAAGCACAAAATgcggagggaggaggagaggagagtgagcGTGTGGGAGAAAAAAAGTTTCGGGGCTGTTTTCGTATCTGTAGAACAAGAGTTTTTGGTCTGACCGCATTTTTGTGGGAAACTCAAACCAGAGAACTCAGGTCTGGTGCTCTTCGAGTCCTGGAGGTCCGGCAGCTAACAGCGCGGCTGGATAATAGCTCCAGTCACCAACGCCCCCAATTGCGCTGGGCGCCTGCTTAGGGGAAAACGCCCGTCCCGACCTCTCGCCCGCACAAGTGACTCCACTGAAGGCCATTTCTAAATCTTTGCACGTTCCTGCAAGAAATATGTTTTATGCTCTGGCGCACAAAGTCTGCTGTTTCCTGAGGCGGAGCTAATGGCTAGTTGACCATAACAGGGCTTCTTTTCGCCTCCACCCCaaccttttcctttctcctcgAATGAACCTGGAGGAAGGCGGAGTCTATTATCACTTGAAAGGGGACGTGGAACCCCGCCAATATCGAGTTAGCTTGAGTACTTCTCAGAAACTTCCCAGCGTTCGCTCTATCTAgcgagaagggagaaagaaaccGCATTTCCTGGGTGGTCTGCAcgcgcgtgcgtgcgtgtgtgtgcat
The genomic region above belongs to Equus caballus isolate H_3958 breed thoroughbred chromosome 2, TB-T2T, whole genome shotgun sequence and contains:
- the SAP30 gene encoding histone deacetylase complex subunit SAP30 isoform X5, with the protein product MNGFTPEEMSRGGDAAAAVAAVVAAAAAAAAAAASAAGNGAGAGAGAEVPGAGAVSAAGAPGAAGPGPGQLCCLREDGERCGRAAGNASFSKRIQKSISQKKVKIELDKSARHLYICDYHKNLIQSVRNRRKRKGSDDDGGDSPVQDIDTPEVDLYQLQVNTLRRYKRHFKLPTRPGLNKAQLVEVNKVQRMSGRTCPQEQQRLRRTSSMADG
- the SAP30 gene encoding histone deacetylase complex subunit SAP30 isoform X1 — protein: MNGFTPEEMSRGGDAAAAVAAVVAAAAAAAAAAASAAGNGAGAGAGAEVPGAGAVSAAGAPGAAGPGPGQLCCLREDGERCGRAAGNASFSKRIQKSISQKKVKIELDKSARHLYICDYHKNLIQSVRNRRKRKGSDDDGGDSPVQDIDTPEVDLYQLQVNTLRRYKRHFKLPTRPGLNKAQLVEVNKVQRMSGRTCPQEQQRLRRPLVEPWFILLQRPSVSLRRLLEPPKVKLLYVASILLESLRVVVWGEEELVSNFTGPSQERGHPPWQMGNQDSAMECLVERSTSKL
- the SAP30 gene encoding histone deacetylase complex subunit SAP30 isoform X3, whose translation is MNGFTPEEMSRGGDAAAAVAAVVAAAAAAAAAAASAAGNGAGAGAGAEVPGAGAVSAAGAPGAAGPGPGQLCCLREDGERCGRAAGNASFSKRIQKSISQKKVKIELDKSARHLYICDYHKNLIQSVRNRRKRKGSDDDGGDSPVQDIDTPEVDLYQLQVNTLRRYKRHFKLPTRPGLNKAQLVEVNKVQRMSGRTCPQEQQRLRRPKSSYTSSGDLESLCPYQDQTSKDIQEKSSQYWDSEEVRE
- the SAP30 gene encoding histone deacetylase complex subunit SAP30 isoform X2; amino-acid sequence: MNGFTPEEMSRGGDAAAAVAAVVAAAAAAAAAAASAAGNGAGAGAGAEVPGAGAVSAAGAPGAAGPGPGQLCCLREDGERCGRAAGNASFSKRIQKSISQKKVKIELDKSARHLYICDYHKNLIQSVRNRRKRKGSDDDGGDSPVQDIDTPEVDLYQLQVNTLRRYKRHFKLPTRPGLNKAQLVEVNKVQRMSGRTCPQEQQRLRRPLVEPWFILLQRPSVSLRRLLEPPKVKLLYVASILLESLRVVVWGEEELVSNFTGPSQERGHPPWQMGNQDSAMECLVEREKTM
- the SAP30 gene encoding histone deacetylase complex subunit SAP30 isoform X6, coding for MNGFTPEEMSRGGDAAAAVAAVVAAAAAAAAAAASAAGNGAGAGAGAEVPGAGAVSAAGAPGAAGPGPGQLCCLREDGERCGRAAGNASFSKRIQKSISQKKVKIELDKSVDLYQLQVNTLRRYKRHFKLPTRPGLNKAQLVEIVGCHFRSIPVNEKDTLTYFIYSVKNDKNKSDLKVDSGVH
- the SAP30 gene encoding histone deacetylase complex subunit SAP30 isoform X4 yields the protein MNGFTPEEMSRGGDAAAAVAAVVAAAAAAAAAAASAAGNGAGAGAGAEVPGAGAVSAAGAPGAAGPGPGQLCCLREDGERCGRAAGNASFSKRIQKSISQKKVKIELDKSARHLYICDYHKNLIQSVRNRRKRKGSDDDGGDSPVQDIDTPEVDLYQLQVNTLRRYKRHFKLPTRPGLNKAQLVEIVGCHFRSIPVNEKDTLTYFIYSVKNDKNKSDLKVDSGVH